A genomic region of Macaca thibetana thibetana isolate TM-01 chromosome 14, ASM2454274v1, whole genome shotgun sequence contains the following coding sequences:
- the LOC126936421 gene encoding uncharacterized protein LOC126936421, protein MPVIPPTREAEPEEERGNPGEKYLEFKLRKEDSRAATELRVRRGRGRGGRGGGVGSQRAHRIAGGLWLPPVISFQLMCFALHFGELRVRVCQAVSKYKESVLYLTICIQLPKNKLITLLPHARLRLLPVLAGFLPRNWIGSHTKEPSNSSIALPISSRHNDNTVFINGSKTLSVSPDSSVGRASDF, encoded by the exons CCTGAAGAGGAGAGGGGGAATCCTGGTGAGAAGTATTTGGAATTCAAGCTCAGAAAAGAAGACTCG CGCGCTGCGACTGAGCTGCGCGTGCGTCGAGGCCGGGGCCGTGGGGGCCGTGGGGGCGGGGTGGGCTCGCAGCGCGCTCACCGGATCGCCGGAGGGCTGTGGTTACCACCCGTCATCTCTTTTCAGCTAATGTGCTTCGCGCTACATTTTGGAG AACTGAGGGTTCGCGTTTGCCAAGCAGTCTCTAAATATAAGGAGAGCGTGCTTTATTTAACAATCTGTATTCAGCTGCCAAAGAACAAGCTGATCACCCTTCTTCCCCACGCCCGACTTCGCCTCCTCCCAGTCCTCGCAGGATTTCTGCCTCGGAATTGGATTGGATCACACACAAAAGAGCCCAGTAACTCGTCCATCGCCCTGCCCATTAGTTCGCGGCATAATGATAACACAGTCTTCATTAATGGAAGCAAAACTCTTTCCGTGAGCCCGGATAGCTCAGTCGGTAGAGCATCAGACTTTTAA